The Stomoxys calcitrans chromosome 3, idStoCalc2.1, whole genome shotgun sequence genome includes a region encoding these proteins:
- the LOC106085802 gene encoding keratin-associated protein 19-2: MKTLVILALCIAAACAGPQGYGVGNAQANANAYSSAQGFGAPGGFGYSPVYGGPGYGGHGFGGPGFGGRGFGGPGFRGRGFGHRHHHPHGGYGGGPGFGGGGYGGVPGYGVVPVVNVNVNANAQANANAAGG; encoded by the coding sequence ATGAAGACGCTTGTAATTTTGGCTCTGTGTATAGCCGCAGCGTGTGCAGGCCCTCAGGGATATGGCGTGGGGAACGCCCAAGCCAATGCTAACGCATACTCAAGCGCTCAAGGTTTTGGAGCTCCAGGTGGTTTTGGATATAGTCCCGTATATGGGGGTCCCGGATATGGAGGTCACGGCTTTGGAGGTCCCGGATTTGGAGGTCGCGGTTTTGGAGGTCCTGGTTTTAGGGGACGCGGATTTGGTCATCGCCATCATCACCCACATGGTGGCTACGGTGGTGGACCCGGCTTTGGAGGTGGTGGTTATGGTGGTGTACCCGGTTATGGTGTTGTGCCTGTTGTTAATGTCAATGTCAATGCGAATGCACAGGCAAATGCTAATGCAGCCGGTGGttaa